One region of Ahniella affigens genomic DNA includes:
- a CDS encoding lipase family protein: MPAFEKEPANPFALIPPSRRESFKHRDEVPFRRVVAGPSKADAYWMAEAALLAYARPEGNRWFAHASKAFKTAFSAPLADATKVSVRHGAGRKRGTNWYLISANEFNLLVFRGSEVPGQINDLPQLGQVLRDWVVTNAQFLPSHLGNGARAHEGFTEAYAEVAPAIDKALRESVNPNARLFITGHSLGGAMAVLAAASLQNFFGTITCYTFGAPRVGDRGFARMLANVAMFRYELGDDLVTRVPPRAFGYQHVPMTAIHYNSVDSGSTTRWDIPLSDTWYSLSLGYMQLKSASGTILDQVADKQLSKAALSALRPLVDHAPVLYAIAAYNDWVRG; encoded by the coding sequence ATGCCTGCGTTCGAGAAGGAACCCGCCAATCCGTTTGCGTTGATTCCGCCCTCTCGGCGTGAGTCGTTCAAGCATCGCGACGAAGTGCCGTTTCGACGTGTAGTGGCGGGCCCAAGCAAGGCCGATGCATACTGGATGGCCGAAGCCGCATTGCTGGCCTACGCCCGACCAGAGGGCAACCGGTGGTTCGCGCATGCGAGCAAGGCATTCAAGACCGCCTTCTCGGCGCCATTGGCGGACGCGACCAAGGTTTCGGTTCGGCACGGCGCCGGCCGCAAGCGCGGCACCAACTGGTACTTGATCAGCGCGAACGAGTTCAACCTGTTGGTATTTCGAGGCTCGGAAGTGCCGGGACAGATCAACGATCTGCCGCAACTCGGACAGGTGCTGCGCGATTGGGTGGTGACAAATGCACAGTTCTTGCCGAGCCATCTCGGCAACGGCGCCCGCGCGCATGAAGGGTTTACCGAGGCTTATGCCGAAGTGGCTCCGGCAATCGACAAGGCCTTGCGCGAATCCGTAAATCCCAATGCGCGCCTCTTCATCACCGGACACAGCTTGGGTGGCGCTATGGCAGTTCTCGCCGCCGCCAGTCTCCAGAATTTCTTTGGCACGATCACCTGCTACACCTTCGGTGCGCCTCGCGTTGGTGACCGCGGATTCGCGCGCATGTTGGCGAACGTGGCGATGTTCCGTTACGAACTCGGCGATGATCTGGTCACCCGCGTACCGCCGCGAGCGTTCGGCTATCAGCATGTACCGATGACGGCGATTCACTACAACTCGGTCGACAGCGGTTCGACCACACGCTGGGACATTCCCTTGTCGGATACGTGGTATTCGCTGTCGCTTGGGTACATGCAATTGAAGTCGGCCTCCGGCACGATTCTGGATCAGGTTGCCGACAAGCAATTGAGCAAGGCTGCGCTGTCTGCACTGCGGCCACTGGTGGATCATGCGCCCGTGTTGTATGCCATCGCGGCTTACAATGATTGGGTGCGGGGTTAG